One segment of Deltaproteobacteria bacterium DNA contains the following:
- a CDS encoding glycosyltransferase family 2 protein codes for MYESAPLPVAGTSSQCSSDHRVSIVVPIYNEVKNLPAFLKALDELKLPCEKELVFIDDCSADGSRALLESFDFSSKAVFIFHSENKGKGSAVRAGIAAATGAFIGIQDA; via the coding sequence ATGTATGAATCGGCGCCATTGCCCGTAGCGGGCACATCATCACAATGCAGCTCGGATCACCGAGTCAGCATTGTGGTGCCGATCTACAACGAAGTAAAAAACCTCCCCGCGTTTCTCAAAGCATTGGATGAACTGAAGCTACCTTGTGAAAAGGAGCTGGTTTTCATCGATGATTGCTCCGCCGACGGCTCCCGCGCTCTATTGGAAAGCTTTGATTTTAGTTCAAAGGCTGTCTTCATTTTTCATTCAGAGAATAAAGGCAAAGGCTCTGCGGTGCGTGCCGGGATTGCAGCGGCCACCGGTGCGTTTATCGGTATTCAAGATGC